The genomic interval acttacttatttacctatttattaaacttttttgcccggccgcttcccagaggagcataataaaaccataataatgttaataattgacatttttcacatattttactaataattttcagtaatttttctgtcatttttaaaatatattttactaataattttggATATTTCACTAATCATTTTCTAAatgtatcatttattttttcacatattttacgaatacttttctgacatttttcagatattttaccaataattttcagatatttttctgacatttttcaaataattTTTCACATACTTGAAACAAATGTCTGaaatttttcacacattttactaataatttctGGAAATTTTTCACTAATAATTTACAGAtattttttgcatatttaatGTATTAGTAATGATATTGAAGTTTGGACTAAACAAACCTTGTGAaggtgtcactttgggctctgcgTCATTGTGACGaacatttctcactattttcacaaaccaaacaatcaatcgattaatggaggaaataatcagcagattaatcaataatgaaaataatcattagttaataaatcaaaatgagctccaactcaaccaactacaacagtaaaatcctacttttacattaattaatgagtagtaataataaaatgatagaatatataatattacagcAGTCACAGTTttatactttaactacattttactgattatactgatgtacttttactgaatgcaggacttttactgtaacagagtatttgtatactgtggtattagtactttaaagGATCTGAACAGCCTAAAAGGTTTTGATGAGTGGATTCAGAACTGGGTTCAGATTCAGTGAAATGCTGCTGATCCTAATCCTTAACACCAGTACAGTAAACAGTCAGGTGAGCTCTTCTCCTGTCAGGTGTACTACAGAATGTGATGCTGGTACTGAAGAAGACTCAGGGAGGATAATGAAGCGGGAGAGCTTTCATTAGCAGACTCACAGCGGCTCATTAGGAGGAGCAGGATGATGACAGGCTAACCGGCTGTAAACGCCTGCTGTTCTGAGCCGCTAATGGATCTGCTAACCTCTGATCTATCACTCAGGTGCACACCTGCGTTTACCTGCATTCCTCCTGCAAAGCCTCCCGCTGTCCTGTTAAAAAGTCACCGAAGCAACAACCGAACATGAAaatgaggagagaagaggaagtgaCAGGTAGGAAGAGAACATGTACCTGTAGAGGAGTCACACCATCAGGTAGGAAGAGAACATGTACCACCTGTAGAGGAGTCACACCATCAGGTAGGAAGAGAACATGTACCACCTGTAGAGGAGTCACACCATCAGGTAGGAAGAGAACATGTACCTGTAGAGGAGTCACACCATCAGGTAGGAAGAGAACATGTACCTGTAGAGGAGTCACACCATCAGGTAGGAAGAGAACATGTACCTGTAGAGGAGTCACACCATCAGGTAGGAAGAGAACATGTACCACCTGTAGAGGAGTCACACCATCAGGTAGGAAGAGAACATGTACCACCTGTAGAGGAGTCACACCATCAGGTAGGAAGAGAACATGTACCTGTAGAGGAGTCACACCATCAGGTAGGAAGAGAACATGTACCACCTGTAGAGGAGTCACACCATCAGGTAGGAAGAGAACATGTACCTGTAGAGGAGTCACACCATCAGGTAGGAAGAGAACATGTACCTGTAGAGGAGTCACACCATCAGGTAGGAAGAGAACATGTACCACCTGTAGAGGAGTCACACCATCAGGTAGGAAGAGAACATGTACCTGTAGAGGAGTCACACCATCAGGTAGGAAGAGAACATGTACCACCTGTAGAGGAGTCACACCATCAGGTAGGAAGAGAACATGTACCTGTAGAGGAGTCACACCATCAGGTAGGAAGAGAACATGTACCACCTGTAGAGGAGTCACACCATCAGGTAGGAAGAGAACATGTACCACCTGTAGAGGAGTCACACCATCAGGTAGGAAGAGAACATGTACCTGTAGAGGAGTCACACCATCAGGTAGGAAGAGAACATGTACCTGTAGAGGAGTCACACCATCAGGTAGGAAGAGAACATGTACCACCTGTAGAGGAGTCACACCATCAGGTAGGAAGAGAACATGTACCTGTAGAGGAGTCACACCATCAGGTAGGAAGAGAACATGTACCTGTAGAGGAGTCACACCATCAGGTAGGAAGAGAACATGTACCTGTAGAGGAGTCACACCATCAGGTAGGAAGAGAACATGTACCTGTAGAGGAGTCACACCATCAGGTAGGAAGAGAACATGTACCTGTAGAGGAGTCACACCATCAGGTAGGAAGAGAACATGTACCTGTAGAGGAGTCACACCATCAGGTAGGAAGAGAACATGTACCACCTGTAGAGGAGTCACACCATCAGGTAGGAAGAGAACATGTACCACCTGTAGAGGAGTCACACCATCAGGTAGGAAGAGAACATGTACCTGTAGAGGAGTCACACCATCAGGTAGGAAGAGAACATGTACCACCTGTAGAGGAGTCACACCATCAGGTAGGAAGAGAACATGTACCTGTAGAGGAGTCACACCATCAGGTAGGAGAGGAGATCCTTGGCTGTGATCTCGCCTCCAGCAGCTAATGACTGAGtcagtatttattattagattcattctgttgttgttattcacatttaatgagaactatggaggacagaacctgccaaaactaaaattaaataaatgaataaaaaattaattaatacaaattaaatgcaaaaaataataattaacagccggtcttggtttttggtcgtcgccatcttgttgttttttttgcaaccagaagtgacaccagaggatggagctaagtacaaccgaacgctgaataagacatccTCAGGTGACCAAATATGCTATAAtcaactttgatgaactgaaaagttctaagacgaaaacacgaacaactcccagaccggacaacgccatggtatcgacctgtcaatcagcaggtagccccgccctgaagcatcccctgctttatggtctatctgactctaaatgggaccatcatttactaaatgaacatcatgctgtattgaagacttgaaacataaactcatgtttacaatgtttactgaggtcataaatcaagagagaagtagaagctCATGTTCTCAGAGACgtctatagaaccagaggagtcgccccctgctggctggtagagagaacGCAGGTTGAAGACTCTTCAGCGTCGGCTTCATGTTTCAGATCCGGAGGTTGGATCAAACACAAgatttgtgaaataaaaaaacccTTTAGATGTTTTGTAGACTCAGATTTTTATAAATACTGAATATTGTACAAATACATGGTACCGTTGTCTCTGGAGAATAAAATCAGTATGACATCATGGCCTATAAAACCCCAGAGCGCCCTCTGGAGGCCGACCGGCACGTAACAGCAGCAGAGAACCAGACAGTGTCAGCAGCCCTCTGATTATAAAACTAAAGAACAGAACCAGGACTCCTTCAGGCTCACATTTATAGAGATTCAGAAGAACCCGAGGACTCGAGGACTCTGTTTCAAGGACTCTGTTTCAAGGACTCTGTTTCAAGGACTTTTCATGACTCTTTTGTGTAAATCAAGGAGCCAAattctgctttttttcatgGTAAAAATACTGCTAAATTATATAAAACCTGTTCCAGCTTCTCCTCAGGAAGACACTTTAAATTCACAAGAAAATTacacaatttaaaaagaaatgatttTGGGGTTTTTGAGCAGGTTTTTTGTACCGATATAAAACCCAGAGAATAAACCAGAGAGACGACGATGTGttgtgacgttaacctctctaCTCAACTTTGTGCGTCTTCCTGAAGCGAGTAGACAATGACTGATACTTTATCgtgaaaaataatttaaactgTGGACTAATTTTTCTAGCTTTTGCTTTTAAAACCAgatttcagattttattttgcAGGGTTTGATGAGATTAATCTGAATGATTAAGGTGTTGAGGGACACGTGGAGCCGACGGTCCAGAGAAGAGAATGAGGTTTAATCCTCATCGTCTCACTCCAGCAGTAAATCCCTCGGGAGGTTTGAGATCAgttcatttataaaataaaaaataaaaaataaatgttttcaacaaaatgaatttaaaaatacattaaaagaatatttctccaaaataaatatattcccatctggtttctctctgcaggGTTGAGGTCATTCAGCGAGTCCACCAATGAAACTTTAGGACAACGGGTacagtcatcatcatcatcatcatcatcatcatcatcatcaccagtAACAGTAGGAAATGATCAGGAGGTAAAAGGTGAACACGTAGACGTTAGAAATAACCTGATTAATGTGTACATTTTAAATAGGATTATTGTCACACCAGAACATCTTATTGAAGGTGTTCAGGGTTAAAACCTGGACTGAGAAGGAACCAAAGAACCCAGCTagagatcagatcagatcagatcagatcagatcagattagATTCATTAATCAACAGATAATTATCAGTtttgattaataaaaaatgtcataaattaGTTTGGCAACAGTTCCAGCTTCTGTTATTTGTCTTAAAGGATAGAAAACTGAACACCAAGTTACAGCAGACGacaaaaacaatctcaccacaaggtTATAATTAGCTGGAACTTTTGATCAAATGATGATCTTCATCATCTAAATGATTTTTTTACTCCGAACACTCACAGGACTTCCTGCTCATGTTGGCGTTAATATTTTGACAGCAAGTTCCATATAGAGcggctaagtcccgccccttccggtggaaaACCATGGGACTGTATTTCGGATAAAAATATGAacgtagtcaacggagagagacaaattcTTTTTTCtaattgctccatgaatcacacggatgatgtttgtcaagttaaaagatcattttacaAGTCCAGAAAGTCTTAGTTTGTCAGATGGAGTCGACCTCTAACAGCTGAATCAAGAGAATAATCAGatgaattcattaataatgataatcattATCCTGCAGACTGCTATATAAGTGACTGGATACTTTGGTTCCTTCCTTTGAAATCAATCTGTCCCATTAATGTTGGATTAAAGATTTAATATCTGTTATCTGTTTATGAAATGCTGCTAATAAACCATCTGCTACAGTTCAGTTCAGCCTGGTTTGGCTTAGTTTGGCTCAGTTTACTTTGTAGAGAACAGAAACGCATCAcgttaataaaagaaaatatatttggGGACGTTTTTGAGAAAAAGATCTCAAAATAAAATCTCCAGTTTCTGCTTTCTGTGGTTCAACTTCTGTCTGTTCAACAGGGACATACtgtaaaaacataattaaaataaaaacaccccGCTCGCTGCTCTCTCCGTTAGATAAGATCAGAGTTTAGACCTCTTCACTTCAACagcaggaaaataaaaacatcatgaGGAACTTTAGACGTTAGTAGTCAGTCTagcaaaaatactttttgtttGCAGAGATTTTTCCTCCAACGTGGATAAAAAGCTAAAATCTGACGTTACAGTATGATGCATGTTTGGCAGATGGATTTAACATCTGTTGAAGCGTTCTTCTGCTCCATCCCTGCTCCGTCTCTGCTCCGTCTCTGCTCCGTCTCTGCTCCGTCTCTGCTCCGTCTCTGCTCCGTCTCTGCTCCGTCTCTGCTCCGTCTCTGCTCCGTCTCTGCTCCATTTGCACAATCCCAGTAAAAATAGACTTTAAGTTTGCAGGGaccaaaatgaatgaatgaaaccaGCTCAGGTTTGGCCATGCTCGTTCAGTTTGGTGTAACAGTCCGTCTCCGTCCAAACAGTCGACTCTTTAGATCCGTCCAGGAGGTTTTTTTATCAGTCTTGTTGAGTGTTTGTTAGTTTTATTATTGAGATGTACCTGACAGTAAGGAAAAGTAGTTTGTTTGATCCTCGGGGTTATTCAGCTCCAGGTTGCGTCCTGCGTGGGGATTAAATTAATCATCATTATGTCTGTTTGTACCATTTCTATCCGCTCAGTGCAGCAACATTTGGTTTCACCGATCCAGCTGAGGGTCAGTCTGCGCCGCTGCGTCAGCTAAAAGAAAAGTCTCCCCGGCAAAAACTAGAACCACGACGACCAGCGCTGGCGTAAAAGGATCTGCGTAGCACcactagataaaaaaaaaaaaaaagaaagcctcCAGGCGAAGTCAGAACCAAACCGACACCCGTACGTCGTCTACGCCAGGAGACACCACGGCGTCAGGTTCTGGTCACACTCCAGTTTGGTGTTGATGATGGTGACGGGAGCGCCGCTGATTGTCAGCTCCTGTCTGGACTCCACCTGGTGGCGAAGGTTAGTCAGCCCCCCCTCCGGGTCCACCTTAAACTGCTCCTacaggggggagggagggggggagacaGTGGAGGGTGTGTTGGGTTTAACAGGGTTCATCcatggaggggaggaggagggttatGATCTTCTAGAGTTGATCTGAGAGTTACAGCCGCTCTGTCAGAACTTACTGGACTTTTGCTGCTGATGTTTGCACACATTACTTGTATTATAGCGTTATTGATTATCCTCATATTgcttatatttttatacttatATTGCTCAGATTCTCCACTTTTAATTACTTATCTTTTATCTCATTCGTGCCTTATTTATTCcttgtaaatgtgtgtatagTCTTTCTAACACAAACAGGTGAGTTGTACCTGTTTCTGGGAGGCGACCCTCTTCTGGTCTCTCTTCCTCCAGGCCGAGTCGTGGATGTGGAGGAAGGTTTTATATCCTGTATTGATTCCACTCGGTCGGAAgagctgcagagaaaaacaacaagaagtCAGGACGGACGTCCCGTTCACCTGTCGGACAATAATCTGGAAAACTAAAACAAGATAAGGATCCAAACATGGTCCTGGTTTATCTGATGAAACTACTGCAGAGCTCTGGGAACTTTAAACGGACTACAATCGTTCAGTGTTCTCTGGAGACGTGTACCTGTAACTCAGCTTTTCTCAGTCGTCTGTAGAACTCGTCGTCCTCTCTGCCCCAACCCCAGAACCGGTTAGACATCCCGttacactgaaaaaaacaaaacagaaagttAAACATTCTATTTTCTGTTTCAGAGCcaataaagactgaaaactgTTTGATGCAGAAAACCAGGTCTGAGTTGACTACAGCTAAAATCTCACCGGGTTAAACAGCTTCATCTAGTGGaacatttaaatcattacattCATGTGATGTGAAAAGACTTCAGTATTTTCCACTGCAGGAACTTTAACCACATGTCATCTAAAACTTCAGGTTCTTCTGTGTGTCTCACTATTTGTATGTGTTGTTCGGTGGACGAGTGAAGTTAAGTGATTGTGGGACAGAGAAAAATAGAAGTCGTCAACGTGCAAATGAAATAAACGTTTGAatgcaaaatattaaaaagtgtcCGAACCGAAATAAACATTGGGACTAGTTCAACATCTGGTCTCCTCTCCCCAGGTGCTACCGGCTCATTTagttctgttgttttttaattttttaaaatggtCTGAAAGTCCAAACCATCCAAATATATGGTTCAATTCGATCCGGACCTCTTTTCATCAGACCAAGGTTCTGCTGTTTGGTACCGGCGAGGTTTCACACCTGTCATTTTGGTTCAGATCAAACTGAACAGTCTGAAAGTATAAGCCAAACAAGGTAGGTGTGAAAGGGATGTGGAAAAGTGGAATCAAGTCAGTAGTACCATGTGGTAATGTTTCTTGGTGAGCAGCAGGATTCCTCCCACGTAGGTCTTGTAGTGGTACAGCGGGTGCAGCTCAGGTGAGGCCACGTGGAACGGCCCCTCCTCGGGGAACCCGTAGTCCAGAGCCTCGTTCAGAGGCAGCAGGTCCACGTCGTGCATCGCCAGGTAGTCCGTGTCGTTACCGCTCTCCATGTAGCCCACGTTGATCAGAGACGCTCGGTTAAATCTGAGACACGGAAACAAGACGGTCTAAGTTAGATTCATAGCAGTCTTTAAAGAACGAGTTACCTAAAATACAATCATTAAACAGCAGGATGCATTTCAAAACTGAAGCTCCAGGATGGATGGAATCCAGCTGTCTGTGACCCAACAACAGACTGGGAAGCTGGAAGTTTTACTGGTTATTTTGCAGGTTAACCGGTTCTGCGAGCCGCACGGCGAGCTTCAGTCACAGGCTGGATCAATATTGGAGTAACAGTTAAGTAATACTGAGAGAGATTGTGTGAACGTAGGCCTCATTTGAAGCCGTAGTACACAGTAAACTCCTCGAGGGTCGTCATGTTTATCTACGTTTATATGTTGTGCAGAATCAGAAGTTCTAGAGGAAGATGTTCTGGTATTGGTCGGGGATGATTTGTTCCCGTTCAGCCAAAGACGGCGTGTTCAAGTGAAAACAAGGTGCTTCTTAAATAGAACCACATCCTGCCACCCGGTGTGGCATGTTGGCAGGATGAGACTTGCAGCCAGAGGACATGTTCAAACAGAACATTAAACAGTTCAGTGAGATGATGTCCTCACCTGTAGTGATCCATctggttgatgatgatgatcttgTGGCGGATCTTCTTCTTGTTTAAGAACGTGTGCATGAAGGGAACGAACACCAGCAGCTCGTCGAAGCGTTCCCTGAAGGGGACGATGAGGGCCAGTTTGTGAGGACCCCAGGAGGGGTCGTCTGCTGCAGACGCCTGGCTGTCGGCCGGGGGGCAGgccggcggcggcggtggctgctgcagctgctgcggcTGGGAGGGGCGTCTGTCTTCACGCGTGGTGGCCGACATCTCACCTGAACAGCTGAGCTGCAGCCAGAGCAGAGAGACGAGCAGCAGCACCATGCAGAGGCCGAACAGCTTGTAGATGGTACATTTACCAGACAGGAACCTGGAGACACACACGAGAGACGAGACATATTAAAGACCAGGTTAAATACCCAGCGGCACATTTAACAGCGTACATATCAcaaagaggaaaataaataactctagaaagaaaataataaaaataagtttaaTAGTAAACTTCactaaaaattacattaaacGATCCAAGActgaaaaatactttaaaaaaacagctgAATTAAACTTTAAAACTGTCCTGTCGGTCGCAGCAACCGAGAACATTTACAAAAAGTCTTTCATACCAAATGCAATAACTAAATTCATAAACACCATTCAAACCGGGGACCATGTCCGTTATTGTTACCTGTACTGTGCATGATGGGCTatttattgtatgttttgtgaTTTACTATGAGCCGAAGGCAAATTTCTACATTTGTGGGCAATAAATATTAcagatgaaataataaatatgatataAGTATATTATAAAGTTGTGTGGTCACACCTCAGGTTCCTTCACCATCAAGTTCAACGCTTTTTAAGACCTCAACGGAATATAATTTAAGACCCAAAAATGTTGAAACAACAATGTCTTTAGTTGAAAAGAGAGACACGTTATTGAGCCCTACTTTGGTCTTTAATGTATGagtaaaatatacaaacacaagacttaatGTTTTCATGGCTGGCAATCTTGTAACTCCACTCTGACAACGAGGAACGAGACAAACGTCTCTTCCAGTGTTTAAATACTCAGAGCAGAGTGTGGGACACAGGACACAGGACACAGGACACAGGACACAGGACACAGGACACAGGACAGAGGACACAGGACACAGGACACAGGACACAGGACAGAGGACACAGGACACAGGACACAGGACACAGGACACAGGACAGCGGTTAGGTCACTTTTTTCAGTTACTATCTCGCATGTCTTTGTTCAAAACACAAAAGAGCCTTCTGATGATCTTGTGATGACATCCAGGAGGAAACAAAGCCTCAGTTTAGACAATCAGGTCCAGATTGATTCAGTCAGAGAGATCACAGTGTTCAGGATTCATCCTGATCAAACACGAGGGAAGTTAACATGATTTACATGATCAGAGGAGTTTCCCTCACACGTCAttacatcaaaaacaaatatcCAACATGACCTTTCACGTAATTTTAGACTCACTTCCCAGCAGATTTAAGATATTTGAAAACTAAACCAAAGTTTGAGAACCGCTGAGTGAAACATTGAGTAACAGTCTGGTTTCACTTCTCCTGTTGACGGGGAACTTTACACTTCTCACTTCTTCAGAGGccaaaaaactgttttattactTGAACTGTTAATAATACTTGATTTGTTTGCTTTAACACTTTAATTGATTACATACTTGTACTTCAGTTAAGGTTTTttttgcaggacttttacttgtagtggagtattttcagtgtggtattagtacttttacttaaatacttcttccaccactctgtctacttagttacattccccCACTGACACTCAAGATACTTTACttcagtaacagtagtaataccacagtactaatactctgttacaagtaaaagtcctacattcaaaatattacttaggtaaaagtacATGGACAcatacttttactacagtactgctttgacttttacttgtagtggagtattttcacagtgtggtaatagtactttactgcagtaaaggatctgaatacttcttctagCACTGGTTCTATTATTGTGAATTAAAAGGAATAAGGTGAACATTGTGTAGCAGCTATGGCTGTCAGTAATATCACCTTTAAAATCAACagaataaaaactaataaatcatagtttcaataataataaaaccaaataaataatagtatatataacaataaaaccaaataaatagtatatattataataaaaccaattaaataatagtatatataacaataaaaccaaataaataatagtatatataataataaaaccaaataaataatagtatatataataataccaATTAAATAAtagtatttataataataaaaccaatTAAATAATAGTATTTataataaaaccaaataaataatagtatatattataataaaaccaaataaataatagtatatattataataaaaccaaataaataatagtttttataataataaaaccaaataaataatagtatatataataataataaaaccaaataaataatagtatatataataataaaaccaaataaataatagtatatataacaataaaaccaaataaatagtatatattataataaaaccaaataaatagtatatataacaataaaaccaaataaatagtatatattataataaaaccaaataaataatagtatatataataataataaaaccaaataaataatagtatatataataataaaaccaattaaataatagtatatataataataataaaaccaattaaataatagtatatataataataataaaaccaattaaataatagtatatataataataataaaaccaattaaataatagtatatataataataataaaaccaattaaataatagtatatataataataataaaaccaattaaataatagtatatataataataataaaaccaaataaataatagtatatataataataataaaaccaaataaataatagtatatataataataataaaaccaatTAAATAAtagtatttataataataaaaccaatTAAATAAtagtatttataataataaaaccaattaaataatagtatataaaataataaaacccaGTAAATGTCCAGCTCACCTTCTCTCCTCTTTGAAGTAGAGAGCAGGTTTTCTTCTGGATGAGTACATCATCTCTAAACACTGATCTCACCACAGTTTCATTAACAAACAGACTGAGACAGACTCTGAACAGAAAGGTGTTGATCCTCTTCAGGTTACTGTTCCATCCTCTTCATCACAACTCTGAGCTACCTGGAGCTACCTGTGAGCTAACCCTTCACTGCTCAGCTGGTCGACATGAGTTCAGCAGAGTAGACTAGTTCCTAACTCAGTTAATCCATGTtgtaccagcagcagcagcagcagcagcaggttaacAGTGTGTCAGCAGTGTGTTAGCTCTCTgctagctctctgttagctctctgccTCCTCAGCTTCAGCCCTGTACACGTCACACGTCTCCATGTAGCGGTGCACACACTCCTCCGCTCCGGGTTCAACCGTTACACCTTCATTTAAAGGTTCCGGTCAATGTGCGACCGAATGTCCGTTAACGGTTAAACTCGGGGAGAAATGTAGAAATGTCCCGTTAACACGACCAAACACCGACCGGAGGAATATTTAACGATTTTTACACGACGGAAAATAGCTGATTGTAGTGATGTCCGACCTGTATCTGAGTCCGAGTGGCAACGGCTGCTGTTAGTAATAAAGGTTCCTAAAAGGTTTCTTTACACACCAGTAAATATGGAGGACGAAGTCTGCCAAAATCTAGACAATAATTAGTCATTAATtagttgataaaatgtgacataatttgatatttctgtttatatttttcttttttatttcattcatttttcatttcaaaatgtatttcgaacatgtagaataaaaaaataaagaaaataaaaaataaagaaaaagagaatgatcgtaccaacaagtggacagtcagaaacaagtatttacatacagtgaaaagcgtaagaaaaataaattgtcaacacttgatgcctcgatttacatattcgaaaaggagtgagaatcTCCATaagtaaattattaattattaaccagcttccttattgagccatacatatactctaaataaatttcctaaatttgtctaactttatttatttatctttgtattagttcttatttatttatttactcttctgttcaattttcccttttatttatttatgtatttaattgtattcattattatattaatttatttgtttgcatttattttttatttattcatttatttttaattatttatttatatctgcacttattttgtatttatttttaaatatttctttattctttttttatacattctttacatatttctttttacatgtctttatgcatttctgcctcattatgcaaatgagggtgCTGTCACTGAATACAAATCTTAcagaaataagtaaataaatgaatgaattaaaaataaatgcaaaaataaatgaataaataaagaataaataaataaaaaaaaaaataaaaaaaataaatgcaaaaataaataaataaataaaagggaaaattaaagagagtaaataacaaaataatacaaatatatataaataaagaagcaaattaaaacaaatatcaatttatgtcacactttatcaattaattaatgcctacatttattttttatattattttgctaaatgtaatgacatatttatttatttatcaagtcatttatttttgattttggcaggtgatgaacacattaatgcatcaatcattagaatacaataatataatacatattattctgcataatgagtacttttacttttggtacttaaagtatattttgatgatacTTTCGTACTTTcacatttctacactgtggtactactacttttactgaagtaaattaTCTGagtaccagtggtggaatgtaactaagtagaTTTACTCAGCGGTGGAAGAAGGACTCAGATCTAATAATACTCAACTACatttaaaagtcctgcatttaaaaccaaaaataactttttaattttattgattgccttatgttatttttattttttaaaaatctaaagaAGGACATACatgcaacaaacaaaacagatcacagcaaataaacataaaaataaatagtaatcATTATTTTCCACTTTATGAAAAGTGACTTTTGGAATAAAAGAAACAGTGAGTTCTTTAAACCAAATGTGACAAAAC from Sebastes fasciatus isolate fSebFas1 chromosome 10, fSebFas1.pri, whole genome shotgun sequence carries:
- the b4galt7 gene encoding beta-1,4-galactosyltransferase 7 isoform X2, translating into MMYSSRRKPALYFKEERRFLSGKCTIYKLFGLCMVLLLVSLLWLQLSCSGEMSATTREDRRPSQPQQLQQPPPPPACPPADSQASAADDPSWGPHKLALIVPFRERFDELLVFVPFMHTFLNKKKIRHKIIIINQMDHYRFNRASLINVGYMESGNDTDYLAMHDVDLLPLNEALDYGFPEEGPFHVASPELHPLYHYKTYVGGILLLTKKHYHMCNGMSNRFWGWGREDDEFYRRLRKAELQLFRPSGINTGYKTFLHIHDSAWRKRDQKRVASQKQPTLKSLQPAFSLPASRGRLLWFYRRL
- the b4galt7 gene encoding beta-1,4-galactosyltransferase 7 isoform X1 translates to MMYSSRRKPALYFKEERRFLSGKCTIYKLFGLCMVLLLVSLLWLQLSCSGEMSATTREDRRPSQPQQLQQPPPPPACPPADSQASAADDPSWGPHKLALIVPFRERFDELLVFVPFMHTFLNKKKIRHKIIIINQMDHYRFNRASLINVGYMESGNDTDYLAMHDVDLLPLNEALDYGFPEEGPFHVASPELHPLYHYKTYVGGILLLTKKHYHMCNGMSNRFWGWGREDDEFYRRLRKAELQLFRPSGINTGYKTFLHIHDSAWRKRDQKRVASQKQEQFKVDPEGGLTNLRHQVESRQELTISGAPVTIINTKLECDQNLTPWCLLA
- the b4galt7 gene encoding beta-1,4-galactosyltransferase 7 isoform X3 translates to MMYSSRRKPALYFKEERRFLSGKCTIYKLFGLCMVLLLVSLLWLQLSCSGEMSATTREDRRPSQPQQLQQPPPPPACPPADSQASAADDPSWGPHKLALIVPFRERFDELLVFVPFMHTFLNKKKIRHKIIIINQMDHYRFNRASLINVGYMESGNDTDYLAMHDVDLLPLNEALDYGFPEEGPFHVASPELHPLYHYKTYVGGILLLTKKHYHMCNGMSNRFWGWGREDDEFYRRLRKAELQLFRPSGINTGYKTFLHIHDSAWRKRDQKRVASQKQINSRRS
- the b4galt7 gene encoding beta-1,4-galactosyltransferase 7 isoform X4; the protein is MMYSSRRKPALYFKEERRFLSGKCTIYKLFGLCMVLLLVSLLWLQLSCSGEMSATTREDRRPSQPQQLQQPPPPPACPPADSQASAADDPSWGPHKLALIVPFRERFDELLVFVPFMHTFLNKKKIRHKIIIINQMDHYRFNRASLINVGYMESGNDTDYLAMHDVDLLPLNEALDYGFPEEGPFHVASPELHPLYHYKTYVGGILLLTKKHYHMCNGMSNRFWGWGREDDEFYRRLRKAELQLFRPSGINTGYKTFLHIHDSAWRKRDQKRVASQKQVLNR